A single Anopheles arabiensis isolate DONGOLA chromosome 2, AaraD3, whole genome shotgun sequence DNA region contains:
- the LOC120897419 gene encoding uncharacterized protein LOC120897419: MKNSQNAGRSLPIPTNRELTVSLIGSIIRFAIDVPQVLGRRENLAPDKLFFLLLPIVRNLGKLIDRIRHSSSVAGRNASDGSGRFEMSGGPELPHTTLTRPVVMHPNNGAAPVSTIPATAPTNTMLWQHCPPNPQRQRQQQQQLQQHDHHHCTSTSMLMSDEDDEESSSVTFEMHRDSILPGPCRQVLRQKDGNYAIRETTDTRGADGTFQRITKTISGPDVMILTNISSQLAELPTLMPKATVVVAGARTEK; this comes from the coding sequence ATGAAAAATTCGCAGAACGCCGGTCGCTCCCTTCCGATTCCAACAAACCGCGAGCTAACCGTCAGCCTCATCGGCTCGATAATCCGCTTTGCGATCGATGTGCCACAGGTCCTTGGGCGACGTGAGAATCTAGCGCCCGATAAGCTGTTCTTCCTGCTGCTTCCGATCGTCCGGAACCTCGGCAAGCTAATCGACCGCATCCGACACAGCTCATCTGTCGCGGGCAGAAATGCATCAGACGGTTCCGGTCGCTTTGAAATGTCCGGAGGCCCCGAACTGCCACACACAACGTTAACACGTCCGGTAGTCATGCACCCCAACAATGGTGCTGCACCGGTCTCAACAATACCAGCCACCGCGCCTACCAACACAATGCTGTGGCAACATTGCCCACCAAACCCTCAAAGGCAacgtcagcagcaacagcagctgcaacagcacgaccaccaccattgcACCAGCACGTCAATGCTAATGAGCGACGAAGATGACGAAGAATCCTCCTCCGTTACCTTTGAGATGCATCGTGATTCCATCCTGCCCGGCCCTTGCCGGCAGGTCCTGCGCCAGAAGGATGGTAATTACGCGATTCGCGAAACCACCGATACGCGCGGCGCCGATGGCACGTTTCAGCGTATTACCAAAACCATCAGCGGTCCGGACGTGATGATACTGACGAACATTTCGAGCCAGCTGGCGGAGCTGCCGACGCTAATGCCAAAGGCGACCGTGGTCGTCGCTGGGGCACGGACCGAAAAATAG
- the LOC120894064 gene encoding carbonic anhydrase 2 — MASKTTKNVQSPIALNQRSTVIRDGIQPLDYFGHWDGLGKAKMVNTGSSAMITFSDRPFRPFIVGGVLGNKYIFEQLHFHWGIGDGSGCEHTLEGSTYSMEAHAVHYNAKYGSFAEAVDKPDGLAVLGFFVQAYGNDDCPAFDKIVAGLQYIRSPDAQTEIDADCLAWMGMQELNRHYYTYKGSLTTPPYFESVTWLVYKTPIYVSSKQLEAFRQLQACPKDSSKKIVNNFRSVQVPQQVPEVVFVRNNHPVVLSKL; from the exons ATGGcatcaaaaacaacaaagaacgTGCAGAGTCCGATTGCACTGAATCAGCGCTCTACTGTAATCCGAGATGGAATTCAACCGTTGGATTACTTCGGACATTGGGATGGCTTGGGAAAGGCAAAAATGGTCAACACTGGCTCGTCGGCGATG ATTACCTTCAGCGATCGTCCATTCCGGCCGTTCATCGTAGGAGGCGTCCTTGGCAACAAGTACATTTTCGAACAGCTACACTTTCACTGGGGCATAGGCGATGGGTCCGGATGTGAGCATACGTTAGAAGGTAGTACCTATTCGATGGAGGCACACGCCGTGCACTACAACGCTAAATATGGCAGCTTCGCGGAAGCGGTTGACAAGCCGGACGGTTTGGCCGTGCTGGGATTCTTTGTGCAGGCGTACGGTAACGATGACTGCCCAGCGTTTGATAAGATCGTCGCCGGCCTGCAGTACATTCGCAGCCCGGACGCGCAAACGGAAATCGATGCGGATTGTCTCGCGTGGATGGGAATGCAGGAGCTTAACCGTCACTACTACACGTACAAGGGCTCGCTTACTACGCCGCCGTACTTTGAAAGCGTAACTTGGCTGGTATATAAAACGCCGATTTACGTGTCCAGTAAGCAGCTGGAGGCATTCCGGCAGCTGCAAGCTTGCCCCAAGGATAGTAGCAAAAAGATTGTGAACAACTTCCGGTCAGTGCAGGTGCCCCAGCAAGTGCCGGAGGTAGTTTTTGTGAGAAACAATCATCCCGTTGTGCTTTCGAAGCTGTAA